TGCTTTCATTTTGAAAACAGTTGGTTTCTCCTTGATACCAGAGAATACCTTTTATAGCAAAAGGGGCGATTGTTTCAATAAGCGTAGGATAAAATTTACCCGGTTTTGAAGTATCTACTTTTAAAATCCTGCCAGTAGAATCAGTTGAACTAATCGTTGCACCGAGCCAGGGCTCTATGGCACTTCCGGGGATTGCAGAAGAGATAACCCCAATGGGGACATGTAATTTTGCATATAATTCCTTTGCAAAAAAGTAAGAAGCTGCAGAAAAAGAACGAAGAGCAGAGTCTTCTGCATAAGCCCATCCCTCGTGATTGGGATGTACCTTCATCAGTCGTTTTCTATCACCTAAAAATATTCTTATATTTTTATTCTTTGCATAATCTAACTCATCAACAGGGGAATAACCTGTTGCATATGTTTTGGTAACCTTACTGTTCATACGCATTGTATAAGCCATATTTGACTGACCGGAAGTAAACCAGACTTCACCCACAAGAACATTCTTCAGTATGATTGTATTATCTCCTTTAATTGTTAAGTCCTGTGGTGTAAAAGATGCTTTTAAAGGGTCCAGCCAAACCTTCCATTTCCCATCCTCATCCGCTTTTATCCTTTTCTCCTGATGATTAAAAATAACTATGATTTTTTCTCCTGGGTCTGCATTTCCCCAGATAGGAACAGGTTGATCTCTTTGCAGGACCATATTATTTCCAATTATTTGAGGCAGTGTTACTGCGGCATTTGTAATAGAAAGGTTTGCAATAATAATTGCAATAATCAATAAAAGAAACTTTTTGATAAACGGCATTTTATTTATTAGTGGTTTTAAGATATCCAATATAATAGGTTGCTTTCTTAGTACTATCACCCGCATGAGGTAAATCATAATCCTGATCAGTGGGTGTATCAGCATTGGGAAACCTTCTCACGCCACCCGTTCTAAAAACAATCCTTCTTACTGAATGAATAGGTGCAAAGAATAAATTTTTCATTTTAATTACCCCATTAATTTTCACGGTATAAAAGCGATTTTGGGTATTTAAACTCACTTCAATTTGATAGGTCTTCCCCGCCTCGTATTTCAGAATATCTTTGTTTCTATACCCGGCTTTTGCGAAGAGCACTCCGGAAGAATCAAAAGTTAGTCTTATGGCAGCTGCACCTACCGCATTTTGAAATTCAATATCTAATTGTCCATTTTTATTTTGTGCAGGTGTCACAGAAAAGGAAGCTGTCAGCAGTTTTGAATCGGGTATTATTCTTTCAGCTTTAGCATAATCAAAAGGATCCCAATCACTCAAGCTTAAAGCCTTGTCCCCATTAGGCATTTTAGTTATTCCTACGGGCGCCCAACGTGGGCTATAATAATTCCACTTCGATAACTCTTTTCCATCCGGCATTTTATTAAAAACGTCATTGGCTTGCTGTGTTGCTAATTCTTTTATAGGGACAGGGATTTCAGACACCCAGATATCTTCTTTATTCATGCTATAAGTAACCCAGAGATTGCCGCCGGGCGGAGTACCGTTACCTTCTATGATACCACGGGTATATTGCGGGCCATAAGATTTATAAGCACCTCCGTAACGCATGGGAGGGATTTCGCCATTTACTAAAAGCAGGTTTGTATAATCTAAGCCATCTTTACTGGTAGAAAGCGCCAAGGGCCATCTAAATTCGGAAGGGTTGTAAACAGTTACATACTTTCCATCTGAAGTTCTTTGACCCCAGATCTTTGCATTACTCGTTACAAAACCAGGAGCGCGCGAAGCATT
The Arachidicoccus soli DNA segment above includes these coding regions:
- a CDS encoding exo-alpha-sialidase; this encodes MNYQKRKINDPNASKIATIFLLLFVVVVIPKVKAQDTVHYSGNTLVNVDYPDGRLAPVIGVHSMQVLRANREYPNTAEDYGWTYNHQPMLAYWNNQFYLEYLSDKVGESVPPGHTLLTTSKDGYSWQKPIVIFPKYKIPDGTTKPGVKGVAKDLYAVMHQRMGFYVSKSNRLLVMGFYGIVLAPHDDPNDGKGIGRVVREVYKNGQLGPIYFLHYNPAWNENNTSYPFFTKSKDEGFVDACKEIMKDPLMMMQWEEETDRNDPLIPLKKNYKAFNFYHLPDGRVVGLWKYALTAISNDNGKTWPLNASRAPGFVTSNAKIWGQRTSDGKYVTVYNPSEFRWPLALSTSKDGLDYTNLLLVNGEIPPMRYGGAYKSYGPQYTRGIIEGNGTPPGGNLWVTYSMNKEDIWVSEIPVPIKELATQQANDVFNKMPDGKELSKWNYYSPRWAPVGITKMPNGDKALSLSDWDPFDYAKAERIIPDSKLLTASFSVTPAQNKNGQLDIEFQNAVGAAAIRLTFDSSGVLFAKAGYRNKDILKYEAGKTYQIEVSLNTQNRFYTVKINGVIKMKNLFFAPIHSVRRIVFRTGGVRRFPNADTPTDQDYDLPHAGDSTKKATYYIGYLKTTNK
- a CDS encoding sialate O-acetylesterase, yielding MPFIKKFLLLIIAIIIANLSITNAAVTLPQIIGNNMVLQRDQPVPIWGNADPGEKIIVIFNHQEKRIKADEDGKWKVWLDPLKASFTPQDLTIKGDNTIILKNVLVGEVWFTSGQSNMAYTMRMNSKVTKTYATGYSPVDELDYAKNKNIRIFLGDRKRLMKVHPNHEGWAYAEDSALRSFSAASYFFAKELYAKLHVPIGVISSAIPGSAIEPWLGATISSTDSTGRILKVDTSKPGKFYPTLIETIAPFAIKGILWYQGETNCFQNESIGYTYKMQLLINEWRSLWNKASLPFYYVQIAPFYYSKSAGKYPLDKYTLPKFWEAQTLALKIPYTGMAVINDLPDNLDNIHPPGKWEVGRRLALIALAKNYHQDIEYSGPMFSKMTIEGNKIIIAFTHTDKGLKSSNGRPLDNFEIAGADGIFKPADVSIDGNKIIVWNPFIKNPVNVRFAWKEDAQPNFYNGDNLPAVPFRTDNPYQNLSL